Genomic segment of Thermodesulfobacteriota bacterium:
TCCCGCCCCACCGGTCATAATCCGTCCGGCAACGTGCCCGCCCCGCAACCGCGCGGACCGGCGCCGCAAGGGAGGTCTCACGATGACCCGCTGGACGCCCCCCCTTCTCTTGGCCGCCCTCCTGGCCTGCGCCTCCGGGGCCGCCGCCGAGGCGCCCGTCCACGCCCTGGCCATGCACGGGGCCCCCAAGTACGGGCCCGGGTTCCCCCACTTCGAGTACGTGACTCCTGACGCACCCAAGGGAGGCGAGGTACGGCTCCACGCCATCGGCACCTTCGACACCCTGAACCACCTGAACCTCAAGGGAGTCGCCGCGGTGGGCCTGGGGGGGCTCTACGACACGCTCCTCACCAGCTCCGACGACGAGGCCTTCAGCGAGTATGGCCTCCTGGCGCAGGCCGTGGAGGTGCCCGCGGACCGCTCCTGGGCGGTGTTCCACCTCCGGCCCGAAGCCCGCTGGCACGACGGGGCGCCGGTGACGGCCGAGGACGTGGTCTTCAGCCTCGCCCTGCTCCAGGAGCAGGGCCACCCCTTCTACCGGGCCTACTACGCCAGCGTGAAGCGGGCGGAGGTGGTGGGCGAGCGGTCCGTGCGGTTTGCCTTCTCTGAGGGAGAGAACCGGGAGCTCCCCCTCATCGTGGGGCAGATGCCCGTGCTGCCGCGCCACTACTGGGAGGGGCGCGAGTTCGACCGCACCACCCTGGAGCCGCCCCTGGGGAGCGGCCCCTACCGGATCGCCAACGTGGACCCCGGGCGTGCCATCACCTACGCCCGGGTGGAGGACTACTGGGGGCGCGACCTGCCGGTGAACCGGGGGCGCCACAACTTCGCCCGCATGCGCTTCGACTACTACCGGGACGCCACCGTGGCCCTGGAGGCCTTCAAGGCGGGCGAGTACGACTTCCGCCAGGAGAACGTGGCCCGGGACTGGGCCACCGGCTACGACGTGCCCGCCGCGCGCCAGGGTCTATTGATACGCCAGGAGATCTTCCACGAGCGGCCCACGGGCATGCAGGCCTTCGTGATGAACACCCGCCGTTCCCTCTTCCGGGACCCTCGGGTGCGCCAGGCCCTGGCCTACGCCTTCGACTTCGAGTGGACCAACGCAAACCTGTTCTATGGGCAGTACACCCGCACCTCGAGCTACTTCTCCAACAGCGAGCTCGCCTCCACGGGGCTCCCGGGTCCGGAGGAGCTGGCGCTCCTGGAGCCCTTCCGGGGACGCATCCCCGAGGAGGTCTTTACCCGGGAGTACCGGCCCCCCGCCACCGAAGGCTCGGGCCAGATCCGGGAGAACCTGCGCCAGGCGCTGGATCTGCTGGGACAGGCGGGATGGACGGTGCGGGACAAGAAGCTGCGCAACGACCAGGGCGAGGCCTTTTCTTTCGAGATCCTCTTGAACGCCCCCACCTGGGAGCGCATCAGCCTGCCCTTTGCCAAGAACCTGGAGCGGTTGGGGATCGAGGCCCGGGTGCGCACGGTGGATGCGGCCCAGTACCAGAAACGGGTCGAGGACTTCGACTTCGACATGGTGGTGGACGTGTTCGGCCAGTCCCTGTCGCCCGGCAACGAGCAACGGGACTTCTGGAGCTCCACCGCCGCGGGCGAGCCCGGCAGCCGCAACACCATCGGCGTGAAAGACCCGGCCGTGGACGCCCTGGTGGACCTGGTGATCGCGGCCCCCGACCGGGAGAGCCTGATCCACCGCACCCGGGCCCTGGACCGGGTGCTCCTGTGGGGCCACTACGTGATCCCCCACTGGCACATCCGCTCCTTCCGCGTGGCGTACTGGGACAAGTTCGGGCGGCCCGAGGTCGCGCCCAAGTACGCCCTGGGATTCGACGCCTGGTGGGTCGACACCGCCCGGGAGGCCGCCCTGAAGGCGCGGGGAGTCAACCTCAAGTCCGTGCCGTAGCGGCAGACCGCCGATCCCATGCTCGCCTACACCCTGCGCCGCATCCTCCTGATCGTGCCGACCCTGTTCGGCATTCTGGTGGTGAATTTCCTGGTGGTCCAGGCGGCGCCCGGCGGGCCGGTGGAGCAGATGATCGCCCGCATCAAGGGACAGGGCGTGGAGGCCACAGCCCGGGTGAGCGGGGCAGGGCAGGAGGACGTGGCCGTGCGAGCCCACGCCCCCCCGGGGGCCGGTGAGGCCCCCAGCAAGTACCGGGGAGCCCGGGGCCTCCCCCCGGAGCTCATCCGGGAGATCGAGCGCCAGTTCGGGTTCGACCGGCCCGCCCACGAGCGCTTCTGGCGCATGCTCAAGAGCTACGCCGTCTTCGACTTCGGCGAGAGCTTCTTCCGCAGCCGGCGGGTGGTGGACCTGGTGCTCGACAAGATGCCGGTGTCCATCTCGCTCGGGCTCTGGACCACGCTCCTGGTCTACCTGATCTCGATTCCCCTGGGGGTCGCCAAGGCGGTGCGCGACGGCTCCCGGTTGGACGTGTGGTCGAGCACGGTGGTGGTGCTCGGCAACGCCATCCCCGGGTTCCTCTTCGCCATCCTGTTGATCGTGCTCTTCGCCGGGGGCCGTTACTTCGACTGGTTCCCCCTGCGGGGGCTCGTGTCCGAGAACTGGCACGAGCTCGCCTGGCCCGCGCGCATCCTCGACTACTTCTGGCACATCACCCTGCCCGTGACCTCCATGGTGATCGGGGGGTTCGCGGGCCTGACCATGCTCACGAAGAACTCCTTTCTCGAAGAGATCCACAAACAGTACGTGGTAACGGCCCGGGCCAAGGGCCTCACGGAGCGCCGGGTGCTCTACGGCCACGTGTTCCGCAACGCCATGCTCATCGTCATCGCTGGGTTCCCGAGCGCCTTTGTGGGGGCGCTCTTCACCGGGTCGCTGCTGACCGAGATCATCTTCTCCCTGGACGGGCTCGGCCTCCTGGGCTTCGAGGCCGCGGTGAACCGGGACTATCCGGTCATGTTCGGCACCCTGTACTTCTTCACCCTGCTCGGCCTGCTCCTGAACCTGGTCGGGGACCTCACCTACCACCTGGTGGACCCCCGCATCGACTTCGAGAGCCGGGAGGCGTGACCCCCGTGCGTCTCACCCCCCTGACCCGGCGCCGCCTCGCCAACTTTCGCGCCAACCGCCGCGGGTACTGGTCTTTGTGGCTCTTCCTCGCGCTCTTCGGGGCGAGCCTGTGCGCGGAGCTCCTGGCCAACGACCGGCCCCTGCTCGTGCGCTACGAAGGCGCCTTCTACGTGCCGGCAATCCAGGCCTACCCCGAGACGGCCTTCGGAGGCTTCCTTCCCACCGAGGCCGACTACCGGGACCCGGAGGTGGCCGGGCTCATCCGGGAGAAGGGGTGGATGGTCTGGCCCCCGGTGCGCTACCGCTACGACACCATCAACTTCGCCTTGCGGGTGCCGGCCCCTGCCCCCCCCTCGAGGGACAACTGGCTCGGCACCGACGACCACGGCCGCGACGTGGTGGCGCGGCTCATCTACGGCTTCCGGATCTCGGTGCTCTTCGGGCTGACCCTCACGCTCCTGTCTTCGGCGGTAGGGATCGCGGCGGGGGCCGTGCAGGGGTACTTCGGGGGGGCGGTGGACCTCTTCTTCCAGCGCTTCATCGAGGTGTGGCAGGGCCTGCCCATCCTCTACCTCCTCATCATCCTGGCGAGCGTGGTGGAGCCGAGCTTCTGGTGGCTGCTCGGGCTCATGCTGCTCTTTAGCTGGATGGGGCTCGTGGGGGTGGTGCGCGCCGAGTTCCTCCGGGTGCGCAACTTCGACTACGTGCGGGCGGCCCGGGCGCTCGGGGTGAGCGACGCGGTCATCATGTTCCGCCACATCCTGCCCAACGCCATGGTCGCCACGCTCACCTTCCTGCCCTTCATCTTGAACAGCTCCATCACGACGCTTACGGCGCTGGATTTCCTGGGCTTCGGCCTGCCCCCCGGCTCCGCCTCCCTGGGAGAGCTCCTGAACCAGGGCAAGGCCAACCTCCACGCGCCCTGGCTCGGCATCACCGCGTTTGCCGTGCTGGCGGTCATGCTGAGCCTCCTCATCTTCATCGGCGAGGCCGTGCGCGACGCCTTCGACCCCCGGAAGACCCTGCGA
This window contains:
- a CDS encoding microcin C ABC transporter permease YejB is translated as MLAYTLRRILLIVPTLFGILVVNFLVVQAAPGGPVEQMIARIKGQGVEATARVSGAGQEDVAVRAHAPPGAGEAPSKYRGARGLPPELIREIERQFGFDRPAHERFWRMLKSYAVFDFGESFFRSRRVVDLVLDKMPVSISLGLWTTLLVYLISIPLGVAKAVRDGSRLDVWSSTVVVLGNAIPGFLFAILLIVLFAGGRYFDWFPLRGLVSENWHELAWPARILDYFWHITLPVTSMVIGGFAGLTMLTKNSFLEEIHKQYVVTARAKGLTERRVLYGHVFRNAMLIVIAGFPSAFVGALFTGSLLTEIIFSLDGLGLLGFEAAVNRDYPVMFGTLYFFTLLGLLLNLVGDLTYHLVDPRIDFESREA
- a CDS encoding ABC transporter permease; this encodes MTPVRLTPLTRRRLANFRANRRGYWSLWLFLALFGASLCAELLANDRPLLVRYEGAFYVPAIQAYPETAFGGFLPTEADYRDPEVAGLIREKGWMVWPPVRYRYDTINFALRVPAPAPPSRDNWLGTDDHGRDVVARLIYGFRISVLFGLTLTLLSSAVGIAAGAVQGYFGGAVDLFFQRFIEVWQGLPILYLLIILASVVEPSFWWLLGLMLLFSWMGLVGVVRAEFLRVRNFDYVRAARALGVSDAVIMFRHILPNAMVATLTFLPFILNSSITTLTALDFLGFGLPPGSASLGELLNQGKANLHAPWLGITAFAVLAVMLSLLIFIGEAVRDAFDPRKTLR
- a CDS encoding extracellular solute-binding protein, which gives rise to MTRWTPPLLLAALLACASGAAAEAPVHALAMHGAPKYGPGFPHFEYVTPDAPKGGEVRLHAIGTFDTLNHLNLKGVAAVGLGGLYDTLLTSSDDEAFSEYGLLAQAVEVPADRSWAVFHLRPEARWHDGAPVTAEDVVFSLALLQEQGHPFYRAYYASVKRAEVVGERSVRFAFSEGENRELPLIVGQMPVLPRHYWEGREFDRTTLEPPLGSGPYRIANVDPGRAITYARVEDYWGRDLPVNRGRHNFARMRFDYYRDATVALEAFKAGEYDFRQENVARDWATGYDVPAARQGLLIRQEIFHERPTGMQAFVMNTRRSLFRDPRVRQALAYAFDFEWTNANLFYGQYTRTSSYFSNSELASTGLPGPEELALLEPFRGRIPEEVFTREYRPPATEGSGQIRENLRQALDLLGQAGWTVRDKKLRNDQGEAFSFEILLNAPTWERISLPFAKNLERLGIEARVRTVDAAQYQKRVEDFDFDMVVDVFGQSLSPGNEQRDFWSSTAAGEPGSRNTIGVKDPAVDALVDLVIAAPDRESLIHRTRALDRVLLWGHYVIPHWHIRSFRVAYWDKFGRPEVAPKYALGFDAWWVDTAREAALKARGVNLKSVP